One region of Sphingomonas abietis genomic DNA includes:
- the purB gene encoding adenylosuccinate lyase → MIPRYSRPDMVAIWTPESRFAIWFEIEAHATEKLGELGVVPPSAAKALWDWWATKPVIDVAAIDAIEAVTKHDVIAFLTWVAEQVGDEARFMHQGMTSSDVLDTCLAVQLKRAADLLIADVDRLLEVLERRAIEHKLTPTIGRSHGIHAEPVTFGLKLAQAHVEFQRCRKRLVDAREEIATCAISGAVGTFANIDPQVEEHVAAKLGLTPEPVSTQVIPRDRHAMFFAVLGVVASSIERLAIEVRHLQRTEVLEAEEYFSPGQKGSSAMPHKRNPVLTENLTGLARLVRSAVNPAMENVALWHERDISHSSVERGIAPDATITLDFALARLTGVIDKLLVYPVRMQKNLDKMGGLVHSQRVLLALTQAGVSREDAYRLVQRNAMKVWESDGELSLLELLKADPEVTAALSVNEMEDKFDLGYHFKHVDTIFQRVFGRYV, encoded by the coding sequence ATGATCCCCCGCTATTCGCGCCCCGACATGGTCGCGATCTGGACACCCGAGAGCCGTTTCGCGATCTGGTTCGAGATCGAGGCCCATGCCACCGAGAAGCTGGGCGAGCTCGGCGTCGTGCCGCCGTCCGCCGCCAAGGCGCTGTGGGACTGGTGGGCGACCAAGCCCGTGATCGACGTCGCCGCGATCGACGCGATCGAGGCCGTCACCAAGCATGACGTCATCGCCTTCCTGACCTGGGTGGCCGAGCAGGTCGGCGACGAGGCGCGCTTCATGCACCAGGGCATGACCTCGTCCGACGTGCTCGACACCTGCCTCGCGGTGCAGCTGAAGCGCGCCGCCGACCTGCTGATCGCTGACGTCGACCGGCTGCTCGAGGTGCTGGAGCGCCGCGCGATCGAGCATAAGCTGACCCCCACGATCGGCCGCAGCCACGGCATCCATGCCGAGCCGGTGACCTTCGGCCTCAAGCTCGCGCAGGCGCATGTCGAATTCCAGCGCTGCCGCAAGCGCCTGGTCGATGCGCGCGAGGAGATCGCGACCTGCGCCATTTCGGGTGCGGTCGGCACCTTCGCCAATATCGATCCGCAGGTCGAGGAGCATGTCGCCGCCAAGCTCGGCCTGACGCCGGAGCCGGTCTCGACCCAGGTGATCCCGCGCGATCGCCATGCCATGTTCTTCGCGGTGCTGGGCGTCGTCGCCTCGTCGATCGAGCGGCTGGCGATCGAGGTCCGCCACCTCCAGCGCACCGAGGTGCTGGAGGCGGAGGAATATTTCTCGCCCGGCCAGAAGGGTTCGTCGGCGATGCCGCACAAGCGCAACCCGGTGCTGACCGAGAATCTCACCGGCCTCGCCCGCCTCGTCCGTTCGGCGGTGAACCCGGCGATGGAGAATGTCGCGCTGTGGCACGAGCGCGACATCTCGCACTCGTCGGTGGAACGCGGCATCGCCCCCGACGCGACGATCACGCTCGATTTCGCCCTGGCGCGCCTCACCGGGGTGATCGACAAGCTGCTGGTCTATCCGGTGCGGATGCAGAAGAATCTCGATAAGATGGGCGGCCTCGTCCATTCGCAGCGGGTGCTGCTGGCGCTGACCCAGGCCGGCGTGTCCCGCGAGGATGCCTATCGCCTCGTCCAGCGCAACGCGATGAAGGTGTGGGAGTCCGACGGCGAACTGTCGCTGCTCGAACTGCTCAAGGCCGATCCCGAGGTCACCGCGGCATTGAGCGTCAACGAGATGGAGGACAAGTTCGATCTCGGCTATCACTTCAAGCATGTCGACACGATCTTCCAGCGGGTGTTCGGCCGCTATGTCTGA
- a CDS encoding LysR family transcriptional regulator: MARSEINRSGEMEVFVCVVERGGFSAAARVCRMTPSAVSKLVTRLEARLGARLVNRSTRAFQLTPEGCAFYERATRILADIADAERGVGAGEQPVGRIRLNTSASYATHILSPILPEFLDLYPGVTLDLVQTDMVVDLLAERTDVAVRAGPLKSSSLVARKLGDTALVIAAAPSYLARLGEPKTLEDLEQHNRLGFGYVRTVDGWPMRKGAETVIIPAVGRVQASDGEALRRLALNGVGLARLAAFTVHEDLAAGRLVRVLEHLNPGDREAFHAIYIGQGGPLPSRVRALLDFLAEKGPVA, from the coding sequence ATGGCGCGTTCTGAAATCAACCGGTCCGGCGAAATGGAAGTGTTTGTCTGCGTCGTGGAGCGCGGGGGCTTCTCGGCCGCCGCGCGCGTTTGCCGCATGACGCCCTCCGCAGTCAGCAAACTCGTCACCCGGCTCGAAGCGCGGCTTGGCGCGCGGCTGGTCAATCGTTCGACGCGAGCATTCCAGCTCACACCAGAAGGATGTGCATTCTACGAACGCGCAACGCGGATACTGGCGGACATTGCTGACGCAGAACGCGGCGTGGGAGCCGGAGAGCAGCCGGTGGGACGCATCCGCCTCAACACAAGTGCGTCATACGCCACCCACATACTGTCTCCGATCCTGCCGGAATTTTTGGATCTTTATCCGGGCGTCACGCTTGATCTGGTGCAAACCGACATGGTGGTCGATCTGTTAGCCGAGCGGACCGACGTGGCGGTGCGCGCCGGTCCCCTCAAAAGTTCCAGTCTTGTCGCACGCAAGCTCGGCGACACGGCATTGGTTATCGCCGCTGCACCCTCATACCTTGCGCGGCTAGGCGAGCCGAAGACGCTTGAAGACCTGGAACAGCACAACCGTCTCGGCTTCGGCTATGTTCGCACCGTCGACGGCTGGCCGATGAGGAAGGGAGCCGAGACCGTCATCATTCCTGCTGTGGGACGGGTTCAAGCCAGTGACGGCGAAGCATTGCGCCGATTGGCTTTGAACGGCGTAGGTCTGGCGCGCCTCGCAGCATTTACGGTTCACGAGGATCTCGCCGCTGGGCGTCTCGTGCGGGTTTTAGAACATCTGAATCCCGGCGATCGCGAAGCCTTCCATGCGATCTATATCGGGCAAGGTGGACCGCTTCCGTCGAGGGTGCGGGCGCTGCTCGACTTCCTTGCGGAGAAGGGACCCGTGGCTTGA
- a CDS encoding EF-hand domain-containing protein — MSILLGALLVAGAAAAAPPRSPPAPEAAVAQSAASPPVAAPRPTRDQVLAAVRSEWSTYDQGDKGRLTPLEFSTWVMRSHGGSVEQRGRAKGASAKGIAPVSAMNASSTAFARADANHDGGVTPDEMTRFLMTPPTPTALSRARAGVAKPAPAKPLEALVVH, encoded by the coding sequence ATGTCGATATTGCTGGGGGCACTGCTGGTAGCCGGCGCCGCGGCCGCTGCCCCGCCGCGCAGTCCTCCGGCACCGGAGGCGGCGGTCGCCCAGTCGGCGGCTTCACCGCCCGTCGCTGCGCCCCGGCCGACCCGCGATCAGGTGCTTGCCGCCGTCCGCTCGGAATGGTCGACATATGATCAGGGCGACAAGGGCCGGCTCACCCCGCTCGAGTTCAGCACCTGGGTGATGCGGTCGCACGGCGGATCGGTCGAGCAGCGAGGCCGGGCGAAGGGCGCGTCTGCCAAGGGCATTGCGCCGGTCTCGGCGATGAATGCGTCGTCCACCGCCTTCGCGCGCGCCGATGCCAACCATGATGGCGGTGTCACCCCCGACGAGATGACCCGCTTCCTGATGACGCCACCGACGCCCACCGCATTGTCCCGCGCCAGGGCGGGCGTCGCGAAGCCCGCTCCTGCAAAGCCTCTCGAGGCGCTGGTGGTGCATTAG
- a CDS encoding aldo/keto reductase, with product MDYRFLGRSGLKVPVLSFGAGTFGGTGPLFGAWGTTDVEEARRLIDVCLEAGVNLFDTADVYSNGASEEVLGAALKGRRDSVLISTKTSLPMGEGPNEAGSSRFRLIRSVNDALRRLGTDHIDLLQLHAFDANTPMEEVLSTLDVLVRDGKVRYVGVSNFSGWQIMKALAVADRHGWPRYVANQVYYSLIGRDYEWDLMPLGADQGLGAMVWSPLGWGRLTGKIRRGAPLPEGSRLHATASFGPPVEDEHMFRVVDALELVAAETGKTVPQVALNWLTQRPTVSSVIIGARNEEQLRQNLGAIGWTLSPEQIAKLDEASTVTTPYPHFPYRRQEGFARLNPPIAI from the coding sequence ATGGACTATCGTTTTCTCGGCCGATCAGGTCTCAAGGTTCCGGTGCTGAGTTTCGGCGCGGGCACATTCGGCGGAACGGGACCACTGTTCGGGGCATGGGGCACCACGGATGTAGAAGAGGCGCGACGCCTGATCGACGTCTGCCTGGAAGCAGGTGTCAACTTGTTCGATACTGCGGATGTCTATTCCAATGGCGCATCCGAGGAGGTTCTGGGCGCGGCCCTCAAGGGCCGGCGCGACAGCGTGCTGATCTCGACCAAAACCAGCCTGCCGATGGGGGAGGGTCCGAATGAGGCTGGATCCTCAAGGTTCCGATTGATCCGCTCCGTCAACGATGCGTTGAGGCGCTTGGGGACCGACCATATCGACCTCCTCCAATTACACGCCTTCGACGCCAACACGCCGATGGAGGAGGTTCTGTCGACGCTCGATGTGCTCGTGCGGGACGGCAAGGTGCGCTACGTCGGCGTGTCCAACTTCTCCGGCTGGCAGATCATGAAAGCGCTGGCGGTCGCCGACCGTCATGGCTGGCCCCGTTATGTCGCCAATCAGGTCTATTACTCGCTGATCGGTCGTGATTATGAGTGGGACCTGATGCCGCTCGGCGCCGATCAGGGCCTCGGCGCGATGGTCTGGTCGCCCCTTGGATGGGGCCGGCTGACAGGAAAAATTAGACGTGGAGCGCCGCTGCCTGAGGGGAGCCGTCTTCACGCAACGGCGAGCTTCGGACCGCCCGTGGAAGACGAGCACATGTTCCGTGTCGTCGATGCGCTGGAGTTGGTGGCGGCGGAAACCGGGAAGACCGTGCCACAGGTGGCGCTCAACTGGCTAACTCAGCGGCCCACCGTGTCATCAGTCATCATCGGCGCGCGCAACGAAGAACAGCTCCGCCAAAACCTCGGCGCGATCGGCTGGACGCTTTCGCCCGAGCAGATCGCCAAGCTCGATGAGGCGAGCACCGTCACCACGCCATATCCGCACTTTCCCTATCGGCGTCAGGAAGGCTTTGCGCGCCTAAATCCGCCGATCGCAATATGA
- a CDS encoding helix-turn-helix transcriptional regulator produces the protein MIVGAQRYLTPAEVADRYRGEISLGTLRNWRSARVGPGFVKIGKAVLYPVDQLDAWDEKNLVACRASHRSLLIEPD, from the coding sequence ATGATCGTGGGTGCCCAAAGATACCTTACGCCAGCTGAGGTCGCCGATCGATACCGAGGCGAAATTAGCCTTGGCACATTGCGGAACTGGCGGTCGGCCCGTGTTGGCCCTGGCTTCGTGAAGATCGGCAAGGCGGTCCTCTACCCCGTTGACCAGCTCGACGCTTGGGACGAGAAGAACCTCGTGGCTTGCCGTGCCTCGCACAGATCGCTCCTGATCGAGCCGGATTGA
- a CDS encoding SGNH/GDSL hydrolase family protein, with the protein MSIETRRARSRPKTAFAKQLSIFALAASLFVETPALAQDTNWIGTWMASPQPTWGADFAFPTKIPAAVQNQTFRQVIRISLGGPRFRFVFSNIYGDAPMKIGAASVAIAGPNATSAIQAVQSLSFGGKESTVILPGAQAVSDPLDMTVADGTQLVVSTWLPDKTSLKTFHWDGRATAWFGQGDLTRATTFPAKDKTDARILLSEVLVDTTNEGAVVAVGDSITDGNGATIDANTRWPDFLAMRFAPNHIAVLNAGISGGRLLQDKMGVNALARLDCDVLTQPNVRAVILLIGINDIAWPGTAFARQQVRPAAEAMIAGYRQFIALAHARNVRVIGATLTPFEGALSGTPLDDYYNTDKDALRLEINRWIRESGAFDGVIDFDRLLRDPAHPARLAPIFDSGDHLHPGDAGNKAMAGAIDLGVLLGSHP; encoded by the coding sequence ATGTCCATTGAAACTCGAAGAGCGCGTTCACGCCCGAAAACGGCCTTCGCGAAACAGCTCTCCATCTTTGCTTTGGCCGCGTCTCTGTTCGTCGAAACACCAGCATTGGCACAGGACACAAACTGGATTGGCACATGGATGGCGAGCCCACAGCCGACGTGGGGCGCTGACTTCGCTTTTCCCACTAAGATCCCCGCTGCTGTCCAGAACCAGACTTTCCGGCAAGTAATCAGGATCAGCCTTGGCGGTCCCCGCTTTCGATTCGTCTTCTCCAACATTTACGGAGACGCGCCGATGAAGATCGGCGCTGCGAGCGTCGCCATCGCCGGCCCAAACGCGACCTCCGCCATCCAAGCAGTTCAAAGCCTGTCGTTCGGAGGAAAGGAAAGCACAGTCATCCTACCCGGTGCGCAGGCTGTCAGTGATCCGCTCGACATGACCGTGGCGGACGGCACGCAACTTGTCGTCTCGACCTGGCTACCCGACAAAACGTCGCTCAAGACTTTTCATTGGGACGGCCGTGCGACGGCGTGGTTTGGACAGGGCGACCTCACTCGCGCCACGACCTTCCCGGCAAAGGATAAGACCGATGCGCGCATCCTGCTGAGCGAGGTTCTTGTCGATACCACAAACGAGGGAGCCGTAGTTGCTGTCGGCGATTCCATTACCGATGGTAACGGCGCGACCATCGACGCCAACACGCGATGGCCGGATTTCCTCGCCATGCGTTTTGCCCCGAACCATATCGCGGTGCTCAATGCCGGCATCTCGGGCGGCAGACTGCTCCAAGACAAGATGGGGGTGAACGCGCTCGCGCGGCTCGACTGCGATGTGCTCACCCAGCCGAACGTCAGAGCCGTCATCCTGCTGATCGGCATCAACGACATTGCCTGGCCCGGCACGGCGTTCGCGCGTCAACAAGTCCGCCCCGCGGCCGAGGCGATGATCGCGGGCTATCGGCAGTTCATCGCACTCGCCCATGCCCGCAACGTCCGGGTGATCGGCGCAACCCTCACGCCGTTTGAAGGTGCGCTCTCCGGCACCCCGCTCGACGACTACTACAACACGGACAAGGACGCGCTTCGTCTGGAAATCAACCGCTGGATCAGAGAAAGCGGCGCGTTCGATGGCGTCATCGATTTCGACCGGCTCCTTCGTGATCCCGCGCATCCCGCACGGCTCGCCCCGATCTTTGATTCCGGCGACCACCTTCATCCCGGTGACGCGGGCAACAAGGCGATGGCGGGCGCTATCGACCTCGGCGTTCTGCTCGGCAGCCATCCCTGA
- a CDS encoding MFS transporter, giving the protein MNVARQIMPLALYALTAGAFGIGVTEFVIMGLLLDVSYDFGVSIAAAGLLISGYALGVVIGAPVLTVLTSRWPRKTVLLALMAIFIAGNATCALAPSYDFLMAARVLTALAHGTFFGVGSVVATGLVAENRKASAIAVMFTGLTVANILGVPFGTWIGQHLGWRATFGAVTLVGLIAFAVIAALVPKDSGAPETSDWRVDLATILRGPVLLGLVTTVLGYAGVFAVFTYIAPMLTRISGFQEAAVSPILLVFGGGLVVGNLIGGKLADRSLLPTVIGTLIVLALVLAAMTAGLGSAVSAVAFTGLLGAAGFSTVAPLQMWVLSKAEGAGQSLASSFNIAAFNLGNAIGAWAGGVVIDHGPGLGFVPLVAALFPAAAVGVAVSAMMVGRASRSAFTDQATGSKTHVH; this is encoded by the coding sequence TTGAACGTTGCGAGACAGATCATGCCGTTGGCGCTCTATGCCCTGACGGCCGGAGCCTTCGGCATCGGCGTCACGGAATTCGTCATAATGGGATTGCTGCTTGACGTAAGCTACGATTTCGGTGTGTCGATCGCAGCAGCGGGCCTTCTGATTTCCGGTTATGCGCTCGGTGTGGTGATCGGTGCGCCGGTCCTGACCGTCCTGACCTCGCGATGGCCACGCAAGACCGTGCTGCTGGCGCTGATGGCGATCTTCATCGCCGGGAACGCCACCTGTGCGCTGGCGCCGAGTTACGACTTCCTCATGGCGGCGCGCGTGCTGACGGCGTTGGCGCATGGCACCTTCTTCGGGGTCGGATCGGTGGTTGCGACGGGTCTTGTCGCCGAAAATCGCAAGGCGTCCGCCATCGCCGTGATGTTCACGGGGTTGACGGTGGCCAACATCCTCGGCGTGCCATTCGGAACATGGATCGGCCAGCATCTCGGCTGGCGGGCCACCTTCGGCGCCGTGACACTGGTGGGGCTCATCGCCTTCGCCGTCATCGCGGCGCTCGTCCCTAAGGACAGCGGCGCGCCGGAGACAAGCGACTGGCGGGTGGACCTCGCCACCATCCTTCGCGGTCCGGTTCTGCTCGGTCTGGTCACGACCGTCCTCGGCTATGCCGGCGTCTTCGCCGTCTTCACCTATATTGCGCCGATGCTGACCCGCATCAGCGGGTTTCAGGAAGCGGCGGTCTCGCCCATCCTGCTGGTTTTCGGCGGCGGTCTCGTCGTCGGCAACCTGATAGGCGGCAAGCTCGCCGATCGTAGTCTTCTCCCCACCGTGATCGGCACGCTGATCGTGCTTGCGCTCGTGCTGGCCGCGATGACAGCCGGGCTTGGCTCCGCCGTTTCCGCAGTCGCCTTCACCGGACTGCTCGGCGCGGCGGGTTTCTCCACCGTCGCGCCTCTCCAGATGTGGGTTTTGTCCAAGGCGGAAGGTGCCGGCCAGAGCTTGGCGTCTTCCTTCAATATCGCGGCCTTCAATCTCGGTAACGCGATCGGCGCCTGGGCAGGCGGCGTCGTGATCGACCACGGTCCCGGCCTCGGCTTCGTGCCGCTCGTCGCTGCCCTGTTCCCGGCGGCGGCGGTCGGTGTCGCCGTCTCGGCGATGATGGTCGGTCGCGCTTCGCGCTCTGCCTTCACCGATCAAGCAACCGGATCAAAGACCCATGTCCATTGA
- a CDS encoding biliverdin-producing heme oxygenase, giving the protein MSDARAALRHGTAADHERLDALFGAFRLDDAEEYRAFLTAHAMALAAIETALDEAGFDTVLPDWPERRRGHAIAADLAMLGATAPAPLPVPALALALATPAASWGAAYVVEGSRLGGAVLARAVPDTLPKSYLGTPQSAGAWRNFLQSLDKALTLPQDIAAATESARAAFVIFEQAGLRVRGKTD; this is encoded by the coding sequence ATGTCTGATGCCCGTGCCGCCTTGCGCCACGGCACGGCGGCCGATCACGAACGGCTGGACGCCCTGTTCGGGGCTTTCCGGCTGGACGATGCCGAGGAGTATCGTGCTTTTCTGACCGCCCATGCGATGGCCCTGGCGGCGATCGAGACGGCGCTGGACGAGGCCGGCTTCGATACCGTGCTGCCGGACTGGCCGGAACGGCGGCGCGGCCATGCCATCGCCGCCGATCTGGCCATGCTCGGCGCCACGGCGCCGGCCCCGCTGCCCGTGCCGGCGCTGGCGCTGGCGCTGGCGACGCCGGCGGCCTCATGGGGCGCCGCCTATGTCGTGGAAGGTTCGCGGCTCGGCGGTGCGGTGCTCGCCCGAGCCGTGCCGGACACGCTGCCGAAATCCTATCTCGGCACACCCCAATCCGCCGGGGCGTGGCGGAACTTCCTGCAAAGCCTCGACAAAGCGCTTACCCTCCCGCAAGACATCGCCGCCGCAACCGAAAGCGCCCGCGCCGCGTTCGTTATCTTCGAGCAAGCGGGCCTGCGGGTCAGGGGAAAGACGGACTAA